A region of Hydrogenimonas cancrithermarum DNA encodes the following proteins:
- a CDS encoding proton-conducting transporter transmembrane domain-containing protein, with product MMLSILLLPALVMFGVSFIHTPNARKVLPVTSFAILIPIVELFRLAKPYRLWGDYLVADDLDTYILLISSIVGIGVTLALLTLDKHVEVTETAYRRFYRFFALFWIGLIFSILANHMGIYWIGLEMATLSTVYMIKTNHTPAAHKEAWNYMIVGAIAISLVLFGIILIYASAKPVLGEDAMLFDALLGRAKDIPSPFLFEMGFAIATVGMFVKMGFFPMNLWIAHIERASFYPVAALFSGILESAVMVGFFRFSQIAEVVNRSHLFGFIFIYALLTIFIVAFLIYRAKDFMRLFSLSGIEHMALIALFWVSGGTFAALLHFGAHAFLKPALFLSTGVLESQGRYHIAGALRGYKGKGGAIFGFLVSLFLLAIISLPPSPMFFSELYGFGAMIDMAKQSHNLLAMIGAMLLLLILLSVIFYRFVAIYQSMKYEGETIEKKVHSSELFALVIFAVALLALITPPSMAFLRSVA from the coding sequence ATGATGCTCTCGATCCTGCTGCTTCCGGCCCTCGTCATGTTCGGCGTCAGTTTCATCCATACACCCAACGCGCGCAAAGTTCTTCCGGTTACATCGTTCGCGATCCTGATTCCGATCGTCGAACTTTTCCGCCTCGCCAAACCCTACCGTCTCTGGGGCGACTACCTCGTCGCCGACGATCTGGACACCTACATCCTGCTCATCTCCTCCATCGTCGGTATCGGCGTGACCCTGGCGCTTTTGACGCTGGACAAACACGTCGAAGTAACCGAAACCGCCTACCGCCGGTTCTACCGCTTCTTCGCCCTTTTTTGGATCGGCCTCATCTTCTCAATCCTGGCCAACCATATGGGAATCTACTGGATCGGTCTGGAGATGGCGACGCTCTCGACTGTCTACATGATCAAAACCAACCACACTCCCGCCGCCCACAAAGAGGCGTGGAACTACATGATCGTCGGCGCCATCGCCATCTCTTTGGTGCTCTTTGGCATCATTTTGATCTACGCTTCGGCCAAACCGGTGCTGGGCGAAGATGCGATGCTTTTCGACGCACTGCTTGGCCGCGCCAAAGATATCCCCTCGCCGTTTCTTTTCGAGATGGGCTTCGCGATCGCCACGGTCGGGATGTTCGTCAAAATGGGCTTTTTCCCGATGAACCTCTGGATCGCCCACATCGAGCGCGCCTCTTTCTACCCCGTTGCCGCACTTTTCAGCGGCATTCTGGAGAGTGCCGTCATGGTCGGTTTCTTCCGTTTCAGCCAGATCGCCGAGGTCGTCAACCGATCCCACCTTTTCGGCTTCATCTTCATCTATGCGTTGCTGACCATCTTCATCGTCGCGTTTCTCATCTACCGAGCCAAAGATTTCATGCGCCTCTTTTCTCTCTCCGGCATCGAGCATATGGCGCTGATCGCACTCTTCTGGGTCAGCGGCGGCACCTTTGCCGCACTCCTGCACTTCGGCGCCCACGCCTTTTTGAAACCGGCCCTGTTTCTTTCGACCGGTGTGCTCGAATCGCAGGGGCGCTACCACATCGCCGGGGCGCTGCGTGGCTACAAAGGCAAAGGCGGTGCGATCTTTGGTTTTCTGGTCTCGCTCTTTCTGCTGGCCATCATCTCCCTGCCGCCGAGCCCGATGTTCTTCTCTGAACTCTACGGCTTCGGTGCCATGATCGATATGGCCAAGCAGAGCCACAATCTGTTGGCGATGATCGGGGCGATGCTGCTGCTTCTGATTCTGCTTTCGGTCATCTTCTATCGTTTCGTAGCCATCTACCAGTCGATGAAATACGAGGGTGAGACAATCGAGAAGAAAGTTCACAGCAGCGAGCTCTTCGCCCTCGTCATCTTCGCCGTCGCGCTGCTGGCACTCATCACCCCGCCATCGATGGCCTTTTTAAGGAGTGTCGCATGA
- a CDS encoding hydrogenase — protein sequence MTDFLIGLFLATLITALFTTRLYRLLFWYSINSLTLGLLALFIGSELDDAAMIVSGVITLIVKAVGIPFFLKRLSQRFRLVRQIPPNIKIQYAIMLVPAILVFTFYLAEPISHMVEGNANYVAISISSLFLALLLMMEHSNIAPKIVGFLAMENALFLLGTTATEGMPMLVELGIFFDLLMAIVVVNLLLRHEEVRA from the coding sequence ATGACAGATTTTCTTATCGGCCTCTTTCTCGCCACGCTCATCACCGCGCTCTTCACGACGCGACTCTACCGCCTGCTATTCTGGTACTCGATCAACTCCCTGACGTTGGGCCTTCTGGCGCTTTTCATCGGCAGTGAGCTGGATGATGCGGCGATGATCGTCAGCGGCGTCATCACCCTGATCGTCAAAGCGGTCGGCATCCCGTTTTTTCTCAAACGGCTGAGCCAGCGTTTTCGTCTCGTGCGCCAGATTCCGCCCAATATCAAGATCCAGTACGCCATCATGCTGGTCCCGGCGATTCTGGTGTTCACCTTCTACCTCGCCGAACCGATCAGCCATATGGTCGAGGGCAACGCCAACTATGTCGCCATCAGCATCTCCTCACTCTTTCTGGCCCTGCTTTTAATGATGGAACACAGCAACATCGCTCCGAAAATCGTCGGCTTCCTTGCGATGGAAAACGCCCTCTTTCTACTCGGCACCACCGCGACCGAGGGGATGCCGATGCTGGTGGAGCTGGGGATCTTCTTCGACCTGCTGATGGCGATCGTCGTCGTCAATCTGCTGCTTCGCCATGAGGAGGTGCGTGCATGA
- a CDS encoding respiratory chain complex I subunit 1 family protein, protein MILYLFTIAILLLIAPLLLTFIKALKMRLLFKRPLPLLQGYRTFAKLMAKETIVSEEASQMTRVAPFLVLSPLMVTIFFLPPAAGGAFYVSFVDAFTITGLLALSAFFLMLLGLDSASSFGGMGSSREAFISALVEPAMVLTVFSVSMMAGDLGVGQAGVNLVHHFPKEHMASYLFAAISFFILLIAENGRIPVDNPETHLELTMVHEAMILDITGVYLAIVETAASVKFVIFASLFASLFMPFGPGLSAPLALLVFVGKLFLIAAAVALIEVNTAKLRLFKVPNLLGIAIVFAFLSLITFYVLGA, encoded by the coding sequence ATGATATTGTATCTTTTCACTATCGCTATTTTATTGCTCATCGCGCCGCTCCTGCTCACGTTTATCAAAGCGCTGAAGATGCGCCTGCTCTTCAAACGCCCATTGCCACTGCTGCAAGGGTACCGCACCTTCGCCAAACTGATGGCCAAAGAGACGATCGTCAGCGAAGAGGCGAGCCAAATGACGCGCGTCGCCCCGTTTCTGGTCCTTTCACCACTGATGGTGACGATCTTTTTCCTTCCGCCCGCGGCCGGCGGCGCTTTCTACGTCAGTTTCGTCGACGCCTTTACGATTACCGGTCTTTTGGCGCTTTCGGCCTTTTTTCTGATGCTGCTCGGGCTCGATTCGGCCAGCAGTTTCGGCGGGATGGGTTCGAGCCGCGAAGCCTTCATCTCCGCCCTCGTCGAGCCGGCGATGGTACTGACCGTTTTTAGCGTCTCGATGATGGCCGGCGACCTCGGCGTCGGGCAGGCAGGCGTCAATCTGGTGCACCACTTCCCCAAAGAGCATATGGCCAGCTACCTTTTTGCCGCCATCAGCTTCTTCATTCTGCTGATCGCCGAAAACGGCCGCATTCCGGTCGACAATCCCGAAACGCACCTGGAACTGACGATGGTGCACGAAGCGATGATTCTCGACATCACCGGCGTCTATCTCGCCATCGTCGAAACGGCGGCGTCGGTCAAATTCGTCATCTTCGCGTCGCTCTTCGCCTCGCTCTTCATGCCGTTTGGACCGGGCCTCTCCGCGCCGCTGGCACTGCTCGTTTTTGTGGGCAAACTCTTTCTTATCGCCGCCGCCGTCGCGCTGATCGAAGTCAACACGGCCAAACTGCGCCTTTTCAAGGTACCCAACCTACTCGGCATCGCGATCGTCTTCGCTTTTTTGTCGCTGATTACATTCTACGTTCTGGGGGCATAG
- a CDS encoding proton-conducting transporter transmembrane domain-containing protein, producing the protein MFQFDTLSLVFVALIVLGSVPNLFYSFGYLPHIERKWHYLIHYFAFILSMLGVVTAGNAMMFLFFWELMSLTSWQLILTEVKEKRTIDAARFYFFMTHFGFVFLLLFFLIVTDGDLEMGFAQMRGIAHAFAYPTLLFFFLILGFLSKAGAVPLHVWLPYAHPAAPSPVSALMSGVMLKVAIYGIFRFLFDVLYPWPLEWGVLILVIGALSSLIGVLYALSEHDIKALLANHSIENIGIILIGFGMGMIFDALGLKVLSSFAFIAALFHTFNHMSFKSLLFMGAGSVLHETHTKNIESYGGLVKSMPITALTFLLASVSISALPPTNGFLSEWMIFQSMLGSSHIDNMSLKLAIPFAVFALALTGGLAIACFVKAYGITFLGLHRSANAKHAKEVNKRMQTGMLLMAGVVFSLMLFAPWYISHFDAALFSLGHASVYDTIFPDGVWRIHSVAVHGGVVSPLVLLLALVGVTGALWYGYKALRVKERIHRTWACGYRTGARTQYSATGFAGPIRRFFNWLYRPNEHFEKRTLAGHATKFDRSHYAVHVKPLFETALYTNAARLANGISYWVYRLAHFEQTRYAAMIFNLMLLVLFSFRIFAHAFSWATFALESVVMIISIKVLIIGDKK; encoded by the coding sequence ATGTTCCAGTTTGACACCCTCTCGCTCGTTTTCGTCGCACTTATCGTGTTGGGAAGTGTGCCCAACCTCTTTTACTCGTTCGGTTATCTGCCACATATCGAACGTAAATGGCACTACCTTATCCACTACTTCGCCTTTATCCTCTCGATGCTCGGTGTCGTCACGGCCGGCAACGCCATGATGTTCCTGTTCTTTTGGGAGTTGATGAGTCTAACCAGCTGGCAGCTGATTTTGACCGAAGTCAAAGAGAAACGTACGATCGATGCCGCGCGCTTCTACTTTTTCATGACCCATTTCGGTTTCGTCTTTTTGTTGCTCTTTTTTCTCATCGTCACCGATGGCGACCTGGAGATGGGATTTGCCCAGATGCGAGGGATCGCCCACGCCTTCGCCTACCCGACGCTTCTCTTTTTTTTCCTGATTCTGGGATTTTTGAGCAAGGCCGGCGCCGTGCCGCTACATGTCTGGCTGCCTTACGCCCACCCGGCGGCGCCCAGCCCCGTCTCGGCACTGATGAGCGGCGTCATGCTCAAAGTGGCGATCTACGGGATATTCCGCTTTCTTTTTGACGTGCTCTATCCCTGGCCGCTCGAATGGGGCGTGTTGATTCTGGTCATCGGGGCGCTTTCGTCGCTGATCGGCGTGCTCTACGCCCTCAGCGAACACGACATCAAGGCGCTGCTGGCCAATCACTCCATCGAAAATATCGGTATCATCCTGATCGGCTTCGGGATGGGGATGATTTTCGACGCGCTGGGCCTGAAGGTGCTCAGCTCCTTCGCCTTCATCGCCGCACTCTTTCACACGTTCAACCATATGAGTTTCAAATCGCTCCTTTTCATGGGCGCGGGCAGTGTGCTGCATGAAACGCACACGAAAAACATAGAAAGCTACGGCGGACTTGTCAAGTCGATGCCGATCACGGCGCTGACCTTTCTGCTCGCCTCCGTCTCCATTTCGGCCCTGCCGCCGACCAACGGTTTTTTGAGCGAATGGATGATCTTCCAGTCGATGCTGGGCTCCAGCCATATCGACAACATGTCGCTCAAACTGGCCATCCCCTTTGCCGTCTTCGCCCTGGCACTCACTGGCGGTCTGGCCATCGCCTGTTTCGTCAAAGCCTACGGCATCACCTTCCTGGGTCTGCACCGCAGCGCCAATGCCAAACACGCCAAAGAAGTGAACAAAAGGATGCAGACGGGGATGCTGCTGATGGCTGGCGTCGTCTTTTCACTGATGCTCTTTGCGCCCTGGTACATCAGCCATTTCGATGCGGCTCTCTTTTCGCTGGGCCACGCCAGTGTCTACGACACAATCTTCCCGGACGGTGTCTGGCGTATCCATTCGGTCGCCGTCCATGGCGGTGTCGTTTCGCCGTTGGTGCTGCTTTTGGCACTCGTCGGCGTCACCGGCGCATTGTGGTACGGTTACAAAGCTTTGAGAGTCAAAGAGCGCATCCACCGCACCTGGGCCTGCGGTTACCGCACCGGCGCGCGCACGCAGTACTCCGCCACCGGTTTCGCCGGTCCGATCCGCCGCTTTTTCAACTGGCTCTACCGCCCCAACGAACATTTCGAAAAAAGGACCCTTGCCGGCCACGCCACCAAATTCGACCGCTCGCACTACGCCGTGCATGTCAAACCGCTCTTCGAAACCGCGCTCTACACCAATGCCGCACGCCTTGCCAACGGCATAAGCTATTGGGTCTACCGCCTCGCCCATTTCGAACAGACCCGCTACGCCGCGATGATCTTCAACCTGATGCTGCTGGTGCTTTTCAGCTTCCGCATCTTCGCGCACGCATTCAGCTGGGCCACTTTCGCACTGGAGTCAGTTGTCATGATCATCTCGATCAAGGTTCTGATCATAGGAGATAAAAAATGA
- a CDS encoding chloride channel protein, which translates to MILKHITEQTAIFFSVTKWVVLSSVVGIMIGTIVTLFLKILQIAETSRSEIPFHYYYILPFALFLTVWAVRTFSPSAEGHGTEKVIEAVHKNHGKINIAVIPVKLFATVMTIFAGGSVGKEGPGAQIGAGAASWLSDILKFTPEDRKKLVICGISAGFASVFGTPIAGAIFGVEVLIIGVILYDVLLPSFIAGFAAFTTAQFLGIEYTYFDIRFYQNVSLDIPLILQVVLAGLFFGFVSDIVVTSVSFSAKMIKKIPYHPYVIAFFGGLLLVALAYLFGDRYLGLGLETIKDTLNPDPYFSRDLPWYAFLLKTLFTSITLGVGGSGGIITPIFYIGATSGHMFGQLIGGEHIALFAALGFVSVLAGATNAPIAATIMAVELFGLEIAHYAALSAVISFLITGHRSVFPSQILAMKKSEMLEVKVGEVIEHAVVDLEEKEVGRIRDIRERLRVRRERLKEQKKRKISAIKQEKKES; encoded by the coding sequence ATGATTCTCAAGCATATTACCGAACAGACCGCCATCTTTTTCAGTGTCACCAAATGGGTTGTACTCTCTTCTGTCGTCGGAATCATGATTGGCACGATTGTCACCCTTTTTCTAAAAATTTTGCAAATCGCGGAGACGAGTCGTTCGGAAATTCCGTTTCATTACTATTACATTTTGCCTTTCGCGCTTTTTTTGACCGTCTGGGCAGTGCGGACCTTTTCGCCCAGTGCCGAAGGCCACGGGACGGAGAAAGTGATCGAGGCGGTACACAAAAACCATGGAAAGATCAATATAGCAGTCATACCCGTCAAGCTTTTCGCGACCGTCATGACGATTTTTGCAGGCGGTTCAGTCGGAAAGGAAGGTCCTGGTGCACAGATCGGGGCGGGTGCGGCCTCCTGGCTTTCGGATATACTCAAGTTCACCCCCGAAGATCGTAAAAAACTTGTCATCTGCGGAATCAGCGCCGGTTTCGCTTCAGTCTTCGGCACTCCGATCGCCGGAGCGATTTTCGGTGTGGAGGTGCTCATTATCGGGGTTATTCTCTACGATGTGTTGCTCCCATCGTTCATCGCCGGATTCGCCGCATTTACGACGGCCCAGTTTCTTGGCATCGAGTACACCTATTTCGATATCCGTTTCTATCAGAACGTTTCGCTCGACATTCCACTGATTCTTCAGGTCGTGTTGGCTGGTCTTTTTTTTGGATTCGTCTCCGACATTGTCGTGACTTCGGTTTCGTTCAGTGCGAAAATGATTAAAAAAATCCCTTATCACCCATATGTCATCGCATTTTTTGGCGGTCTGCTTTTGGTCGCGCTGGCCTATCTCTTCGGCGACAGATACCTGGGGCTCGGACTCGAGACGATCAAAGATACATTGAATCCTGATCCCTATTTTTCCAGAGATCTTCCTTGGTACGCTTTTTTGCTGAAGACACTTTTCACCTCCATCACGCTCGGCGTGGGCGGAAGCGGTGGGATTATTACACCGATTTTCTACATCGGGGCGACCAGCGGTCATATGTTCGGGCAGCTGATCGGCGGAGAACACATCGCGCTTTTCGCGGCACTGGGTTTCGTCAGCGTATTGGCAGGTGCCACCAACGCACCGATCGCCGCCACGATCATGGCGGTCGAGCTCTTCGGTCTTGAAATTGCTCATTACGCGGCGCTCAGTGCCGTAATAAGTTTTTTGATCACGGGGCACCGAAGCGTTTTCCCGTCGCAGATTCTGGCGATGAAGAAGTCGGAGATGCTGGAAGTTAAAGTAGGAGAAGTGATCGAGCATGCCGTCGTCGATTTGGAAGAGAAGGAGGTTGGCCGTATCCGGGATATCAGGGAACGGCTTCGTGTACGGCGAGAGCGCCTTAAAGAGCAGAAAAAACGGAAAATCTCCGCTATCAAGCAGGAGAAGAAGGAGTCCTGA
- a CDS encoding NAD-binding protein has protein sequence MDIIIAGAGRVGFNLARTLSIGHNVTVIDRNAEALQRLQESLDILPLHGDIEDPLTYRKLIDKEVHLFIAVTDMDEANLISTLIVDDSIRVDRKFIRLRNTFFAKSSIREKLGVNEAIFPMQITSKTVETLLQYPKANNVKTFKYTNLKLVSVRASGLSEPLSLHPEGFAIVGIEREKDFFIPSMDTPIEPGDLVYLFGNEESIRQLCGRLESESPRTISRCVIFGAGDLGVAIAHTLIENGKEVKLVEKDVKLCEAADEKLEGEATAISCKYGTGTIFEEEGLENADLMIAATDNDEYNIIKCLEAREHGIRKVVAINNEMEYYNLMHTLGIVVVRGPKMSAYNAILESIYSSGVVMERKFCGGKASIFLRKIFPNSKLIDKRVKPFKRQKAGLVFLVREGELSRFDETVTMREGDVIIGFVDEEYASAMKVWIYGL, from the coding sequence ATGGATATCATAATCGCCGGTGCGGGCCGTGTTGGTTTCAATCTGGCCCGTACCCTTTCTATCGGACACAACGTTACGGTCATCGACCGGAATGCCGAAGCGCTGCAGAGGCTCCAGGAGAGCCTGGACATTCTCCCTCTTCACGGGGATATCGAAGATCCTCTGACCTATCGCAAACTCATCGACAAGGAGGTCCATCTTTTCATCGCGGTCACCGACATGGATGAGGCCAATCTCATATCCACGCTCATCGTCGACGATTCGATTCGTGTGGATCGCAAATTCATTCGCCTCCGCAATACCTTTTTCGCCAAAAGCTCCATTAGGGAGAAGCTCGGAGTCAATGAAGCGATTTTTCCGATGCAGATCACTTCGAAGACGGTGGAGACGCTGTTGCAGTATCCAAAAGCCAACAATGTAAAAACTTTCAAGTACACCAACCTCAAACTTGTCTCCGTTCGAGCGTCTGGATTGTCCGAACCGCTGTCGCTTCATCCTGAAGGATTCGCCATCGTAGGCATCGAGAGAGAGAAAGATTTTTTCATACCTTCCATGGATACGCCGATCGAACCCGGCGACCTTGTCTATCTTTTCGGAAACGAGGAGAGCATACGGCAGCTTTGCGGGCGGCTCGAATCGGAATCTCCCCGAACCATTTCTCGGTGTGTCATTTTCGGGGCGGGAGACCTCGGCGTCGCTATAGCACATACGCTGATCGAAAATGGCAAAGAGGTCAAGCTGGTCGAAAAAGATGTGAAGCTGTGCGAAGCGGCCGATGAGAAGCTTGAAGGCGAAGCCACCGCAATTAGCTGCAAGTATGGAACCGGTACCATTTTCGAAGAGGAGGGGCTCGAAAATGCCGATTTGATGATCGCGGCGACCGACAACGACGAATACAATATCATCAAATGCCTCGAAGCACGGGAACACGGCATTCGAAAAGTGGTCGCCATCAACAACGAAATGGAGTATTACAACCTGATGCACACACTTGGTATCGTTGTCGTCCGTGGACCGAAAATGAGTGCCTACAATGCAATTTTGGAGAGTATCTACTCCAGTGGCGTCGTGATGGAGAGGAAATTCTGCGGCGGAAAAGCGTCGATCTTTCTTCGGAAAATATTCCCAAACTCCAAACTTATTGACAAAAGAGTCAAACCGTTCAAACGACAGAAAGCGGGACTCGTTTTCCTCGTACGCGAAGGGGAGCTTTCTCGCTTCGACGAAACAGTTACGATGCGGGAAGGCGACGTGATTATCGGTTTCGTCGACGAAGAGTACGCATCGGCCATGAAAGTGTGGATCTATGGACTTTAA
- a CDS encoding TrkH family potassium uptake protein, which produces MDFKSIFKVLSLIGVTLALFFALDVAIGIIYGEIADALAFFDLLFLFVNGLIWFALRSHPVHLKIKESILTVNILWIFIGIAGAVPLYLYTPITFASAFFEAISGFTTTGATIYSDIEHLPRMILFHRSLMHWLGGMGIIVLGVGLLSIINPTGSLSLFKAEATGIQIEKLTPKIKDTALSLWAIYLFLTLSDTLLLKGFGMNWFDAINHAFSTISTGGFSTKNSSLGYFQSDGIVWVTTLFMLLSGINFLAHLKLFYRDISGYGSEEVLGYLKVFFILSLLLSFIHTEMGGDAFYHAVTHSFFTIASVMTTTGFATTDYGTWSHLAIVVIFLAMLVGGNAGSTAGGIKVIRYLIIFKTLRSELKRIVHPNAVISVFVDGVKLRERVLSSTFGFFFLFVLTVVAMALFMYARGSDAMTAISGALAIVGNIGPGFSAVGPAENFGFFQDVDKIVLSMGMIIGRLECYTVFVLFTASFWKKF; this is translated from the coding sequence ATGGACTTTAAAAGCATTTTCAAAGTGTTGAGCCTGATAGGAGTGACGCTCGCGCTCTTTTTTGCGCTGGATGTGGCCATAGGGATTATTTACGGGGAGATCGCCGATGCGTTGGCCTTTTTCGACCTGCTCTTTCTCTTCGTTAACGGTCTCATATGGTTCGCTCTGCGATCCCACCCCGTGCATTTGAAAATAAAAGAGAGCATCCTGACGGTTAACATTCTATGGATTTTCATCGGCATCGCCGGTGCCGTACCGCTCTACCTCTACACACCCATAACATTCGCATCGGCTTTTTTCGAAGCGATAAGCGGATTCACGACGACGGGCGCGACGATCTATAGCGATATCGAACATCTGCCCCGGATGATACTCTTTCACAGAAGTCTTATGCACTGGCTCGGAGGTATGGGGATCATCGTACTGGGGGTGGGACTCCTTTCCATTATCAATCCCACAGGCAGTCTGAGCCTCTTCAAAGCTGAAGCGACGGGAATACAGATCGAGAAACTGACACCAAAGATCAAAGATACGGCACTGAGCCTTTGGGCTATCTATCTCTTTCTCACACTCTCCGATACGCTTTTGCTGAAAGGTTTCGGGATGAACTGGTTCGATGCGATCAATCACGCATTCTCGACAATATCGACCGGTGGATTTTCTACCAAAAACAGTTCACTCGGATATTTTCAAAGTGACGGAATCGTCTGGGTCACGACACTCTTCATGCTCCTCTCTGGCATCAACTTTCTCGCACACCTGAAGCTCTTCTACCGGGACATTAGCGGTTACGGAAGCGAAGAGGTTCTCGGATATCTGAAAGTCTTCTTTATCCTGTCACTGCTACTGAGTTTCATCCATACCGAAATGGGAGGCGATGCTTTCTACCATGCGGTGACACACTCCTTTTTCACGATCGCATCGGTCATGACGACCACCGGGTTCGCGACGACCGATTATGGAACATGGAGCCACCTCGCGATCGTGGTGATTTTTCTGGCGATGCTGGTGGGAGGCAATGCCGGTTCGACGGCCGGTGGTATCAAAGTGATTCGCTATCTCATCATCTTCAAGACATTGAGGTCGGAACTCAAACGGATCGTGCATCCAAATGCCGTCATTTCCGTTTTTGTCGATGGTGTCAAACTCAGAGAAAGAGTCCTCTCATCGACATTCGGATTCTTCTTCCTTTTCGTTCTGACCGTTGTCGCGATGGCACTTTTCATGTATGCGAGGGGATCGGATGCGATGACGGCAATTTCAGGTGCCTTGGCGATCGTAGGTAACATCGGCCCGGGGTTTTCGGCGGTCGGGCCCGCCGAAAATTTCGGTTTTTTCCAGGATGTAGACAAAATCGTTCTTTCGATGGGTATGATCATAGGACGTCTGGAGTGTTATACTGTTTTCGTTCTCTTTACCGCATCGTTTTGGAAAAAATTTTAG
- a CDS encoding AAA family ATPase: MNRTIEAIKKEVGKVIVGHEHLVDAMLIALLCEGHLLVEGVPGLAKTTAVNALAQSLGLTFKRVQFTPDLLPSDITGTEIYDPKSGEFKIKHGPVFTNLLLADEINRAPAKVQSALLEVMQEKQVTIAEETYKVDRPFLVMATQNPVEQEGTYRLPEAQLDRFMLKVNVGYNSLDEEFEIVSRVAAKGFGKISQVAGKEEIEAMQKELQTIHVDDAVQKYMLKLIFASRFPQEYGLHDMAEYIEFGASPRASIDLFKASRAVALIHGKDYVSPVDIAEVLHDVLRHRIILNYKAEAAGIGSDDVVKAIQKAIRLP; encoded by the coding sequence ATGAATCGAACCATTGAAGCGATAAAAAAAGAGGTCGGGAAAGTGATCGTCGGCCATGAACATCTGGTCGATGCGATGCTGATTGCCCTTTTGTGTGAAGGGCATCTGTTGGTCGAGGGGGTGCCGGGACTGGCGAAGACGACGGCGGTCAATGCGTTGGCGCAGAGTCTTGGCCTTACTTTCAAGCGGGTGCAGTTTACGCCCGATCTGCTGCCAAGCGACATCACCGGTACCGAAATCTACGACCCCAAGAGCGGTGAATTCAAAATAAAACACGGGCCGGTCTTTACGAACCTGCTACTTGCCGACGAGATAAACCGTGCGCCGGCGAAGGTTCAGTCCGCACTGCTCGAAGTGATGCAGGAGAAGCAGGTGACGATCGCAGAGGAGACCTACAAAGTCGATAGGCCGTTTCTGGTCATGGCGACGCAGAACCCGGTCGAGCAGGAGGGAACCTACCGTCTGCCCGAAGCGCAGCTCGACCGTTTCATGCTAAAAGTCAACGTCGGATACAACAGTCTCGATGAAGAGTTCGAGATCGTCAGCCGTGTCGCCGCCAAAGGCTTTGGCAAGATTTCTCAGGTCGCCGGCAAAGAGGAAATCGAAGCGATGCAGAAGGAGCTTCAGACCATTCATGTCGACGATGCGGTGCAGAAGTACATGCTGAAACTGATCTTCGCCTCCCGTTTTCCGCAGGAGTACGGACTGCACGATATGGCCGAATATATCGAGTTTGGCGCCAGTCCACGTGCATCGATCGATCTTTTCAAAGCGAGCCGTGCCGTGGCGCTGATCCATGGCAAGGATTACGTCAGTCCGGTTGACATCGCGGAGGTATTGCATGACGTACTACGCCACCGTATTATCCTCAACTACAAAGCGGAAGCGGCGGGTATCGGTAGCGACGATGTCGTTAAAGCGATCCAAAAGGCCATTCGTCTGCCATGA
- a CDS encoding DUF58 domain-containing protein yields MTSKTKALLIKTRRRLFGQNVGNNISVFQGNGLDFAELKEYSYGDDVRKINWNVTAREQKPYVNVFNEERELNILIGFLAGGSIYFGSVRQKQEVMAESLALLGLSAVKNSDRVTTIFYDEKVDMRFKPTKSPNTIYAALEYAMELDVLGRRADLQSFADFLVRSVPQRSIVLLIGDFYDSADLSFLAAKHEVYAVIVRDRFEEDPFFEGEYDLIDPVSGKHHSLDLDGDVVSKYKASLARHDEAQREHFLKHRIASTKIYTDEDPFVKLRELLK; encoded by the coding sequence ATGACCTCCAAAACCAAAGCGTTGCTGATCAAAACGCGAAGGCGTCTGTTCGGCCAGAATGTCGGCAACAATATCTCCGTTTTCCAGGGTAACGGGCTCGATTTCGCCGAGCTCAAAGAGTACAGCTACGGCGACGATGTAAGAAAGATCAACTGGAATGTGACGGCACGCGAACAGAAACCCTATGTCAACGTTTTCAACGAGGAGCGGGAACTCAATATTCTCATCGGGTTTCTCGCCGGCGGGAGCATCTATTTCGGCTCCGTACGCCAGAAGCAGGAGGTGATGGCGGAGTCACTCGCGTTGCTGGGGCTATCGGCCGTTAAAAACTCCGACCGTGTGACGACGATCTTCTACGACGAGAAGGTCGATATGCGTTTCAAACCGACCAAGAGTCCCAACACGATCTACGCGGCGCTCGAGTATGCGATGGAGCTCGATGTACTCGGCAGGCGTGCAGATCTGCAGTCGTTCGCCGATTTTCTGGTCCGTTCGGTACCTCAGCGTTCAATCGTTCTGCTGATTGGCGACTTTTACGACAGCGCCGACCTGAGCTTTTTGGCTGCCAAACACGAAGTGTATGCCGTCATTGTGCGTGACCGGTTCGAAGAGGATCCGTTTTTCGAAGGCGAATATGACCTGATCGATCCAGTCAGCGGGAAACACCATAGCCTCGACCTCGACGGCGATGTCGTCTCGAAGTACAAAGCCTCGCTGGCACGGCACGACGAAGCGCAGCGGGAGCATTTTCTGAAGCACCGTATCGCTTCGACGAAGATCTATACCGACGAGGACCCCTTCGTCAAACTGCGGGAGCTTCTCAAATGA